Proteins encoded in a region of the Capra hircus breed San Clemente chromosome 3, ASM170441v1, whole genome shotgun sequence genome:
- the LOC102182848 gene encoding histone H3.3-like: MARTKQTARKSTGGKAPRKQLATKAARKSAPSTGGVKKPHRYRPGTVALREIRRCQKSTELLIRKFPFQRLVREIAQDFKTDLRFQSAAIGALQEASEAYLVGLFEDTNLCAIHAKRVTIMPKDIQLARRIRGERA; the protein is encoded by the coding sequence ATGGCTCGTACAAAGCAGACTGCCCGCAAATCGACCGGTGGTAAAGCACCGAGGAAGCAACTCGCTACAAAAGCCGCTCGCAAGAGTGCGCCCTCTACTGGAGGGGTGAAGAAACCTCATCGTTACAGGCCTGGTACTGTGGCACTCCGTGAAATTAGACGTTGTCAGAAGTCCACTGAACTTCTGATTCGCAAATTTCCCTTCCAGCGTCTGGTGCGGGAAATTGCTCAGGACTTCAAAACAGATCTGCGCTTCCAGAGTGCAGCTATTGGTGCTTTGCAGGAGGCAAGTGAGGCCTATCTGGTTGGCCTTTTTGAAGACACCAACCTGTGTGCTATCCATGCCAAACGTGTAACAATTATGCCAAAAGACATCCAGCTAGCACGCCGCATACGTGGAGAACGTGCTTAA